Within the Vespa crabro chromosome 5, iyVesCrab1.2, whole genome shotgun sequence genome, the region TTCAAAAGAACATATGTTGTCCCTTTCGTGACTGGCATTATCTTCCTCGTTGGACATTATACGAGAAGATTCATTAACATTCTGTCGTTTGTATCTATCCAAAGTATTTTCAGGATTGTACGGTGGTATTCCTCCTATGTTTATCTTCTTATCTGTTAAACGCGTTTgttgattgaaaaatatatttctatcattcGTTTCGTCGTTCGTAGCTTGCAATGAATATTTAGCGGATTGTAAAAATTCTTCGAATCTTTTTGAATTGGCATCGCCGTCCTTTCGATTTTGTTTAGAAGAATCCTCGTCGTTCCTTGTTTTATAACTTAAATGAGATAAGTTGGCCGGTAAAGTCGCGGAATAATTAATCGGTTCGATGTTTTGTATTGTCGATTGTGACGATGACGAGTccatgttatatttattccaTGCTGGTCTTGCTCTGTTACGCATACTTTGGGTACGCGATGAATTTCTCTTTGGTTTTGGTGGTTTATGCGCCACGAAGTCGTTTAATATCAACATTGAATGTGGCTCCTTTGATACTTTTAAACTGTTGCTTCTTGATATTGTATCGGAATTGGCCATTATTCTAATATccgaatttttttcattatcattatcaaaattgaattcataatatatacacgtagCTGGTTGGGCGTTATCCTCgctaaaattaatatcatttttagcTTTACACATTCTTGTATCTTGAAGGGATTTTGATCTAAATACAGCCCTGCACAAAGTGGTATCATCCGTTGATGTTTGTGTATTGTTTGTAGTTTCGATTTCGTTGTTAGGATTTCCACTGTACGTTTCGGAATTTTGtcgttttcttttgtaatgtGAATCAAATAACATTTCTAACGGTGCCGATTTAACCAACGAATCCGAGTCATCCGTTAAAACGCTTTCTGTACTTCTATGATCAACGTTCTTCTGTAATGGAAACATTTGATAATCCGATTCGTCAGTTAATATGCTCTCCTGACTTCTTCCAACTTGTGTTTTACgtttcgataagaaaaaactTGCGCTGGAGTGCCTGTCATGATCGTAGTTATTACAATCCAATATTTCGGCGCTACCTTTTGAAAATGATTCGACCGAAGCATCCGACAATATACTTTCTTGCGAACCTGTTAAAATTCTCCTTTGATAAGCCTGATAATTTggataacttttattatctaCATGACTACTACTGTCCATATGTATGTTAATTTGATAATCGCTAACGCAACGTCGCGGTGGATTTTTGAAATCGCCTTCCAATGAATCATCGCTGAAATTTCCATTACCATCGTCACCGTCGTCAATCGTTTGCttcaaattttcaatattacgtTCGTTCATTGCTGGCAAACTCTCAAACGACTTTGCCAgattttccatttcttcctCGTTATCGTCGAGACCGATAAAATAACTACAGGATCTTCTCTTTTGTGCAAATCTTGCGAAACGACTAACGTTTTTCTTACAATGTTCCTTCAACAGTTTTAATTCCTCGCATACAGGAGATTCGGGTAATGATTGATTGGGCTTATTCAATGACAGCTTATACTTTTCAGTTTTCTTTAATGTAAGTGTTAGTGGACGGTTAAGAGATGGTATTGTCTTTTCACTTACACACGatgttgttttattattatcattatttaagcTGCACTGTTCATTTGACATATCTGATTTAGACAAAGCATTCCCAACACCTTGGACTTTGTTAATGAGTTGTTGCGGTTTAAACGCGGGTTTTGGATTTGGCATAGGTTTGCAAGGATTAATTGGCTTTGAAAATTTGTTTTGTTCACCCAATTTGTTACCTGTGTTAAGTCTACTTGAACGATGATGTTTCTCTGGTATATGGCTGCTTAAATCAGAAATGCTCTGGCTGCTTTTTAAGGATGATCTGTACCCGACCTTTAAAACAGAATATAACATTGTCAAcgaatttatcatatttaaataacaaaaaaaaaaaaaaagaaaaaaaatagaaaaagttatataatcTTACGCTTTGCAGCTTTCTTCTGGtctcttctattcttctttgtAATTCCTCTCGTTTCTTAACAATATCCGCATCACCCCTGGCATGTTTCGTTGCATTTACTACCGCTGCATTACGTActttgttgctattgttactTTCTGAACCATTATTTaccctaatatatataattatgaaaaggAACACAGTAagattattgtatatatttataagttcaatgataatatttgttaattattatccgACAAATTATTACCTTCCATGAAATTGAGAACTAATACTGGTTGTTTTTACACGATTTGTTGGTTCTTCGGCGCCGCTAAGAGACTCGAatgcattttttaaatatttctcgcGATGACTTTGTTTCGTAATTTGATCGAAACCCTCCGAGCTTGCTTctgataacattgataatggATTTCTTTCGGCACTTGGCGTTGACGCTCCACCTTCCGAATCAGAATCATCTTGGCTACCGGATGCAGTTAATTCGCTCGTTCGTCCACTTTCTGTATTTCTTGGCTTTTTCTGCCGCCTTTGAGATCTATGATCGACCGtgatttaacaaatatattttatttcaatacgaaatacaatataaaaatataataacgaattgTTAAACAAATTAAACAAACCTTCGAAGTTCTTCAACGTCCATCGCATTTACTGTAAACTGATTCGATACAGTATCCTCCTGTGGTGGATAATACATTAATCTATGATGTGATTTCTCTGAACCAGTCGTACCATTTTCTCCCTCGGAATAATCTTCTACGTCACCATCATGTTCCGTACTTTCATGAtcctaaataaaataatattaaataaatgcaaataatggtgtgtgtatatgtatatatgtgttagtatatatatatatatatatatatatatatatatatatatatatatacatacactatttttatcttattattcataaacgATTGAAGTTAGATTATATCTATTACATAGagcaataacaacgaaaaaaaaagagggaaaccaaaaaaagaagaaaaaaaaaaggaaagaaaaagaattaaataagtaaataaagaaaaaaaaagctaacGACACACGTATAATGCAAAagcaataaaattatgataaaaagaaaaaaaaaattgttgctTAGAATAATGACGAAgtatcgtttattttaaaaatatttttatcagttTTACTTTGACAtggttataaaaattttatcatagCTTTTAATCCATGAGTGTGCTGCAGGCACTCGCACGCGTCGAGTATAAGCAAGCAATACCTCGAATTTAAAACTCCCAAGACTGCTATCATCAGTGTGATGACGACTTCTTGATTGACGTGTCACTTCCGTGATATTGTTACCTCTAGCAATCGTCACGTTACCACCGATCACCTACGTTGGCCGGTCAAATAAAATGAGGAtcaacgcaaaaaaaaaaaaagaagaagaagaagaagaaaaaggaaatgaaaaagataacattaatatgtGATAaaggcaaaataaaaaaattatcacgtAAAACGATCAGCAAAgctaacaattataaaataattataacaaattgttaccATTGAGAGATTAAATATGACGacgaatgatatttataattcataatcgtggattattaacatattcatgcaaaaataaaaatgagaaaagagatgcatcgtaaatatcgttaaatttgATTCATTAATACCTGTTTTGTTTCATTGGTTAATTCTCTGTAACTATCTGGACATGGTTGAAATacactttcttcctcttcctaaaatgaaattatcaaaatgataatataagttatgatttttattttgattaatttttatatcttattatcatttttctttcatataatacataataaaacatatattattgtatcttaataataatatgttaaataatatgtattaaaacataaataaaatatatatatatatatatattgtaatcaatGTAAACTAACCCTTTTGAGAATGATAGTATCACGACGATAATCGCTACTGCATTTGGTTTCGGTACCGCTGTCGATAGAACTGTCCTTTgaaccaccacctcctccacctccatcAGAATCGACGCTTCcacgaggaggaggaaagggTATGACCTCATCGCTATCGTAAACGGATTTGACGGTAATACCATCACCTTGTTGTACCCTTTGCGCCCATCTTCCTTTCGGTAAATCTACGCTAAGTGGTCGAACGGTCGAACCAACCGTCGTTGTTTCTTCGACGGTCGTCgtattaatttgtttcttcGCCCAGAGAGGTAATTGACCAACGCTAAATCTATAATCGACACCAACATTTTGAGGGGCAGGATTTGCGTTTGGATCAAGAAATTCTGGTGGCGGTGATCCAAACGTTTCATTATCTAACTGTATTTCAATTCCACTGCCATTGACTTGTGGTGGCCTTCTGTCgtaaacagaaagaaagaaaaaaaaattaacttgcaactctcgaaaaaaaaaaaaaataatgaaaaaaaaaaaatacgcaaTGTCGCAATATTTCATTCTTCTGTTGcgtttacaaaaaaagaaaaaaaaaagaaaagaaagtgtaTATATCTTACTTTCCAGCACGCATTGCCTGTTGAGCGAGACGCGCTTGCATCGTCACAACCATATCATGAGGCACACGCCAAACAAATATGCAACCGTCACCACTCGCAGAAACGAGGTGACGACAGTCCGAGCTAAAACGCAATCCCGTCACTAATTCTGAATGACCGAGCATGGTTGCCATACATTCACCactataataatcgtaaacaCATAATGTCTTGTCTGTACATGAGGTAGCTACGTAAATTCCTGACGAATCTGTAAATatcagagatatatatatatatatatatatatataatatttctacatcatattattatatcgttgttTGTATgcgttttaatcgtttaaacATTTCTCGACATCCGAcggttttaaaaaaaaattttttttttgtcgcatGTCACATGAAAAGACGATAAACGAATTATGCAAAATGaaggaataaattttaataaatatctttcattcCTTTATATCGTCGCAATGTCATTTATGTTAATCATTGTAAACATTAATTtgcattagatattatattcgataacaacaatttttaattaaatttatttcctcattttttttctctccctttctttttttcttttttttttttatatgattacTTTTAATGGTAAATCCAATGATCTGTTTACCTAAGACAACTTTAATGAGGGATCCATCTTCGCCGACGGATCCTTTGAACGTTTTACTGTGCTTCCCGGTAGTTACATTATAAACCCTAATATTTCTATCTTGGCAGGCAGTTAAAACATGTTTTTGTCCAGAATCCACTTCCATATCGTATAACGTTGTCTTTCCCTGAGCGTTATGACCTCTGGCGAATTGTGGCATTCCGCCTGGtgtctataaaaaaagaaaaaaagaaaaaaaaaataacatacacACAACGCTAATCTTCAATCATCTTTATTGAGAGTTTTTTTCCTAaagtaaaaaggataaaaaaaatatatatatatatatatgtatcttacgGATTGCAATTGCCTAAAGATGATACTCTTGTCAGCCCCGCAAGACACCATTTGTAGCTGATTACTTTGATtagtttgattaaaaaatctCACGGCGGTAATCGACGAGCTATGATCGTCCAAGGTTTGTGAAAAATTGTAATCCTGATCGACGCTGAATACATGAATTAATCGATCCCTCGAAGCACTTGCCAAAAGTCTTGGCGTTTCAACAGAATATTGCGAAAACCTCGAATATTCGAGACAAAGTACTTCCGCGTCGTGAGCCTCTATTAAACACAATTCTTCCAGGGTGGAAACGTCATGGATACGTATATTTCCCGAtctagaatatataaatatatatttaaaatcatctcCATTGGATGATAATTTAATTGACGCGATAAATAATACGTGtaaaacgatttttaaaattctatttttttttgttgcttcctttatatatatttctgttaaatttatatatatatatatatatatattatttttgttaaatgttatatatataacatttaacagaaatattatatataactatagttcctatcgtaataaaaataatatttgacatgaagattatattgttatatatgttatataattttcatgtaacaATATccttcatatataaaatatataaagaatattgtatatatatatatatttttgtatataatatataatttcatatgaaatatatttataatatattatatttttatataatttatgaaatatataaagaatattctttcatatattttatttgttaaactTTACGAATATTGCATTATCGAGAAGATACATTAACttcgtttaatattattttaacgtattaatctatcgtaataataaaaataatatttaatattaaaattatatgttatatatgtataacttttaatacttatataatttttatattagtttaatattattttaacgattaatatataaatgcgtAAAAATCTAAAATCTCACCTATCGCCAGACGCAAGATGTTTTCCATCAGGACTGACTCTTATCGATCTTACGCCATTACGACCGTCGTAAGAAGCATCACTTTTTTCGGTCGATCCGGCAGCAGCTAAATCCAAATCCTTAAGATACGTTAATTCTGGATCCACGTAAAGGACTTTTAACAATTCCTATgatcaaaataaagaataaatatggATGAAAATCACGTTATGAGAAATGAATTCATTGTTTAACCCTAGTCGTGCCTGTAGAATGCTGGGACACCCCAGACCAACTTTGAActcaattaaaacaatttacgCGTAGCATGATTcatgaatgttttttttttataatgacatAATTGGAAATGCGTTTTTAAACCTAccgattattatttccaagaCTTCAAGGTCAAAAAtacagtatttttttttttttaagtaaaaattattcattctgtATAAATGACAGCTGTTCAAAGTGCCTGGTATGTATAACGTACGTTAAATGCAGCAGCAcaacttaaaattattttgaggtGCGGTTACATGAACTAGGGTTAAtccaaaatcaaataaaatcaacTCACGCTACTATATATGTTCCTTTTGTACAATGTATCATTCGAGAATACATCTTTCTCCAGATTCCAAACGCGAATGGTATCGTCGCTGGAACAAGTGATAAAACTACCAGCCGGCATAGATCCTATCGAGTCCGTTCCTGTTGGATACATCTCAACACCCCATATGCATGCGGaatgatagagaaaagaatggGATTTACCAACCCTCCTTATATCCCTTACATCCCAAACATAAATACTATGATCGTTGTAGACGCATGTTAATTTATTGTTACGTTCGTCGAAAGCTAATGCTATAGCATCCGGATACCTTGCGTTAGCTGGGTGCTGAGACATATGactttaacgataaaacacattatttatattttaatatattttaatatattaaaaaaagaatgacaaACGATATATGGATAGATAATGTTgattatcgatagtattacCTTATCGACAATCCCTGGGCTACGTCAACTCCTAAATAATGTGTTCTGGGTAAAGTCGTGATAAACTCCAGCGTATTGGGACTGAAACACCTGACGATACCCTCGGCAcaaccaataaaaatatatttatcaccAACCGCCATGCAATTCGCGCTGCtcgtctaaaaaaaaaaaaaaaaaaaaaaaaagaaaagaaaaataaaaaaaaaaaagaaagaaaaaaatcagatgaaaaaaaaaaaggaagagaagggtcATTGGATTATCGGATCTTTATCGTAAGATAAATCTCGTAAGAGCTTTTTCGTCTTTTCAAAAGGAAACCTTACCCGAAGCTCGACCCATTTGTCCAAGAGCCTTCGATTATTGAATTCGCATAGGAGACCGGTTTTTGTAATGGCGTATGTCGAATCCGCCATTTCTCCTCTGCCGCAGGCTACATCGACGAAATCGTTGTTTCGTTGAACACCTAATATAGCTGATCGGCCCATCAAAGGCACGGGTTCCTTGTACTATTTCgtagataatataatttaacatcGTTGTCATTTtaaaaaggtatatatatatatatatatatatatatatatatatatatatatttgtttttcaattaaatcgtTTAATTACCTTGGCACTACGCGAATATTCCAGGTACCAAAACTTCACGTGTCGGTTGCCTACGGTGACGAAATAATTACCATTTTCAGCGAAACACACTGCCTTGACTTTGCTCGAGACTTTGTTAGAAGCAACCTTGACGTTATTCTTCCAATCCCAAACGTTTACTATCATGTCGTGCTGAGAACCGACCGAAACCACATACTTGTTGCTTGGTGAGAAAGcctaaaatttaaataataaaaattaaaatattaagcaagaattagaagaaaaaaggaacaaaaagaaaaaaagaaacaaaaaaaaaaataaaataaaaagaaagaacaaaagaaatatcatcCACCTTTAATGATAACAGAATATCTGCTATAAGGTTTATCTTtgtctattaattttttttatttttgatgtattttatttaaaaaagaattaaaacaaacaaaagatattttcGAGTATTTAGATACAAGGATGTATTTTTGGATTTACTTGTGCgttgattctttttatttttttttatttatttattttttttgattatttttataatacgttttttttataatgaacagttgataaataatatggtTGATCTAATAAGTATCAAGAAAATGCATGGGGAACGATAGCAACGGAAGAAAAGATCAAGTACCGTTGGACATTCATCCAAAGGTGATTGGGTATGCTCGTTCCTCGTGTCGTCGTCTTGTAACCGTGCTGCATCGTGATGCACGCAAGTCGAATGTTAAATGAACTTTTTCAAACGAAAGGAGCCAAGGTTCTTTGAAGTTTGTCCGTACTTTGaacatgttctttttttctttctcacgatATCGAAAACAATATCCGTAGAATACACGATTgtgaaatgtatgtatatgttttgtatgtattttacacacacacacacacacttacatCTTACGATATGTATAATGATTctctaaaatatttatattatttgtaaattatttttgtttattttaatttaaatgtattttatttatatttactcaATAAATGTGTAAAAACATACTAATAAAagtaacgtaaataaatactCGTAGTTCATTGTGTATTTCTacgtgtattaaaaaaaaaaaaaataaaaaaaaaagcagaaacaATCATAGTCACTCAGAAATCTAATAAGTCTAATATATCCTATGTTGTTTCGAGAATGGAGTTAGGAGATtcgaatataaacgaaaaaaaagaaaaaagaaaaaaaaaattgaattgttaattatgcaaacttttatttttctaacattccttcttttttgccACTGCAATCGTTCACACGCGAATGtttgtttgatcttcatatgatataaatttaatgatcagattcgattaaaaagggcaaatttttttttaacttttttatcaCCGATATGATAAACGCCAATATAATGACAATTGTATcattaatctaattaatccgatatttctaataaaaaacaaaaattaaaaaaaaaaaataaataaataaataaattaaaaaaaaaacataaattaaataaattaataatagaatgttaaaataaaaacaaacaaactgAAAGACATTTGTTGAcgctttaataaatttaaattagtaataaaaaaaaaaggaaaacaaaacagacgaaagaaaaagaaaaaaaaatttgttagaaaaattaaacgttctcgcattaataatataatacgaattaaataattagaaatttatcgGTAACATTTCAAACGGAAAATTCGATTTACTTTCAAGTATTATACtacaattttcttcgtttcactGTCGTATCATTCAGATAACCGTGAGTTCTACCATAAAAGGATTTCTAATTAGCATGTCAGCGATAGCACGTAGCGACGGTAAACTCGTCATGGCCAGGCGAACGCAATAGGCGCGGTCCTTTGCTCGTGGCGAGCATTCAA harbors:
- the LOC124424389 gene encoding uncharacterized protein LOC124424389 isoform X6 is translated as MMEPPLTSKVLRAPSLKRGQENVRIQDRIKLERVLGVTVSSNAALDCDATSELVAYPAGCTVVLFNPRRNTQAHVLNACRKTVTSLALAGDGRLLATGECGHMPNVRVWDISDPHNAVQIAEFSGHKYGINCVAFSPSNKYVVSVGSQHDMIVNVWDWKNNVKVASNKVSSKVKAVCFAENGNYFVTVGNRHVKFWYLEYSRSAKYKEPVPLMGRSAILGVQRNNDFVDVACGRGEMADSTYAITKTGLLCEFNNRRLLDKWVELRTSSANCMAVGDKYIFIGCAEGIVRCFSPNTLEFITTLPRTHYLGVDVAQGLSISHMSQHPANARYPDAIALAFDERNNKLTCVYNDHSIYVWDVRDIRRVGKSHSFLYHSACIWGVEMYPTGTDSIGSMPAGSFITCSSDDTIRVWNLEKDVFSNDTLYKRNIYSSELLKVLYVDPELTYLKDLDLAAAGSTEKSDASYDGRNGVRSIRVSPDGKHLASGDRSGNIRIHDVSTLEELCLIEAHDAEVLCLEYSRFSQYSVETPRLLASASRDRLIHVFSVDQDYNFSQTLDDHSSSITAVRFFNQTNQSNQLQMVSCGADKSIIFRQLQSTPGGMPQFARGHNAQGKTTLYDMEVDSGQKHVLTACQDRNIRVYNVTTGKHSKTFKGSVGEDGSLIKVVLDSSGIYVATSCTDKTLCVYDYYSGECMATMLGHSELVTGLRFSSDCRHLVSASGDGCIFVWRVPHDMVVTMQARLAQQAMRAGKRPPQVNGSGIEIQLDNETFGSPPPEFLDPNANPAPQNVGVDYRFSVGQLPLWAKKQINTTTVEETTTVGSTVRPLSVDLPKGRWAQRVQQGDGITVKSVYDSDEVIPFPPPRGSVDSDGGGGGGGSKDSSIDSGTETKCSSDYRRDTIILKREEEESVFQPCPDSYRELTNETKQVIGGNVTIARGNNITEVTRQSRSRHHTDDSSLGSFKFEDHESTEHDGDVEDYSEGENGTTGSEKSHHRLMYYPPQEDTVSNQFTVNAMDVEELRRSQRRQKKPRNTESGRTSELTASGSQDDSDSEGGASTPSAERNPLSMLSEASSEGFDQITKQSHREKYLKNAFESLSGAEEPTNRVKTTSISSQFHGRVNNGSESNNSNKVRNAAVVNATKHARGDADIVKKREELQRRIEETRRKLQSVGYRSSLKSSQSISDLSSHIPEKHHRSSRLNTGNKLGEQNKFSKPINPCKPMPNPKPAFKPQQLINKVQGVGNALSKSDMSNEQCSLNNDNNKTTSCVSEKTIPSLNRPLTLTLKKTEKYKLSLNKPNQSLPESPVCEELKLLKEHCKKNVSRFARFAQKRRSCSYFIGLDDNEEEMENLAKSFESLPAMNERNIENLKQTIDDGDDGNGNFSDDSLEGDFKNPPRRCVSDYQINIHMDSSSHVDNKSYPNYQAYQRRILTGSQESILSDASVESFSKGSAEILDCNNYDHDRHSSASFFLSKRKTQVGRSQESILTDESDYQMFPLQKNVDHRSTESVLTDDSDSLVKSAPLEMLFDSHYKRKRQNSETYSGNPNNEIETTNNTQTSTDDTTLCRAVFRSKSLQDTRMCKAKNDINFSEDNAQPATCIYYEFNFDNDNEKNSDIRIMANSDTISRSNSLKVSKEPHSMLILNDFVAHKPPKPKRNSSRTQSMRNRARPAWNKYNMDSSSSQSTIQNIEPINYSATLPANLSHLSYKTRNDEDSSKQNRKDGDANSKRFEEFLQSAKYSLQATNDETNDRNIFFNQQTRLTDKKINIGGIPPYNPENTLDRYKRQNVNESSRIMSNEEDNASHERDNICSFENQIPTKDTMETYDSLEPNVTSSIDLHGTQLESNNSNLQSTNARIDNLDASVDVRITRAIEGTVKLLSKEFENLVRREQYFMKEKCLRLTHCPETSENFAKLEAERDSRYCTIRRDIRIHSGGEDSDCADISTMDKSLMESGSSTSASSCTNSPKRMWPPASRCQSHMKWTKTLPTINQATIPTKHLYAVSGKVNTKNISTSSRGNSGNINIGNQLRHSTTKNHSNHMTRSSSVGVLNQSDSESDAGVSVGGRGWNNQSGNNRMSGLMRPTISSQNKINHQIKSNSSSSNNLPSILRRRGMQGAYSSVNLSQVGNQEDSSSEDTSSNGNGVKPALPPRPRSISIDHSSASLCLPGTAVRRSGSSGLITNGRGSGNIIGQSGARLSVPNRNQLEPSPQELPVKDTDRAIDVASAELGTDKALVSTQLCNTIADELTRTADNVVQLYKRLTIDNEDDPSRTTIDRDTMLRGLESSVNETMRTLRLVVAGVENHNDETSNNVAPNEVTAKFQELLAGQDQGKVVNMMQQYSELLLNMMQQRMGGTQSSHT
- the LOC124424389 gene encoding uncharacterized protein LOC124424389 isoform X7 is translated as MMEPPLTSKVLRAPSLKRGQENVRIQDRIKLERVLGVTVSSNAALDCDATSELVAYPAGCTVVLFNPRRNTQAHVLNACRKTVTSLALAGDGRLLATGECGHMPNVRVWDISDPHNAVQIAEFSGHKYGINCVAFSPSNKYVVSVGSQHDMIVNVWDWKNNVKVASNKVSSKVKAVCFAENGNYFVTVGNRHVKFWYLEYSRSAKYKEPVPLMGRSAILGVQRNNDFVDVACGRGEMADSTYAITKTGLLCEFNNRRLLDKWVELRTSSANCMAVGDKYIFIGCAEGIVRCFSPNTLEFITTLPRTHYLGVDVAQGLSISHMSQHPANARYPDAIALAFDERNNKLTCVYNDHSIYVWDVRDIRRVGKSHSFLYHSACIWGVEMYPTGTDSIGSMPAGSFITCSSDDTIRVWNLEKDVFSNDTLYKRNIYSSELLKVLYVDPELTYLKDLDLAAAGSTEKSDASYDGRNGVRSIRVSPDGKHLASGDRSGNIRIHDVSTLEELCLIEAHDAEVLCLEYSRFSQYSVETPRLLASASRDRLIHVFSVDQDYNFSQTLDDHSSSITAVRFFNQTNQSNQLQMVSCGADKSIIFRQLQSTPGGMPQFARGHNAQGKTTLYDMEVDSGQKHVLTACQDRNIRVYNVTTGKHSKTFKGSVGEDGSLIKVVLDSSGIYVATSCTDKTLCVYDYYSGECMATMLGHSELVTGLRFSSDCRHLVSASGDGCIFVWRVPHDMVVTMQARLAQQAMRAGKRPPQVNGSGIEIQLDNETFGSPPPEFLDPNANPAPQNVGVDYRFSVGQLPLWAKKQINTTTVEETTTVGSTVRPLSVDLPKGRWAQRVQQGDGITVKSVYDSDEVIPFPPPRGSVDSDGGGGGGGSKDSSIDSGTETKCSSDYRRDTIILKREEEESVFQPCPDSYRELTNETKQVIGGNVTIARGNNITEVTRQSRSRHHTDDSSLGSFKFEDHESTEHDGDVEDYSEGENGTTGSEKSHHRLMYYPPQEDTVSNQFTVNAMDVEELRRSQRRQKKPRNTESGRTSELTASGSQDDSDSEGGASTPSAERNPLSMLSEASSEGFDQITKQSHREKYLKNAFESLSGAEEPTNRVKTTSISSQFHGRVNNGSESNNSNKVRNAAVVNATKHARGDADIVKKREELQRRIEETRRKLQSVGYRSSLKSSQSISDLSSHIPEKHHRSSRLNTGNKLGEQNKFSKPINPCKPMPNPKPAFKPQQLINKVQGVGNALSKSDMSNEQCSLNNDNNKTTSCVSEKTIPSLNRPLTLTLKKTEKYKLSLNKPNQSLPESPVCEELKLLKEHCKKNVSRFARFAQKRRSCSYFIGLDDNEEEMENLAKSFESLPAMNERNIENLKQTIDDGDDGNGNFSDDSLEGDFKNPPRRCVSDYQINIHMDSSSHVDNKSYPNYQAYQRRILTGSQESILSDASVESFSKGSAEILDCNNYDHDRHSSASFFLSKRKTQVGRSQESILTDESDYQMFPLQKNVDHRSTESVLTDDSDSLVKSAPLEMLFDSHYKRKRQNSETYSGNPNNEIETTNNTQTSTDDTTLCRAVFRSKSLQDTRMCKAKNDINFSEDNAQPATCIYYEFNFDNDNEKNSDIRIMANSDTISRSNSLKVSKEPHSMLILNDFVAHKPPKPKRNSSRTQSMRNRARPAWNKYNMDSSSSQSTIQNIEPINYSATLPANLSHLSYKTRNDEDSSKQNRKDGDANSKRFEEFLQSAKYSLQATNDETNDRNIFFNQQTRLTDKKINIGGIPPYNPENTLDRYKRQNVNESSRIMSNEEDNASHERDNICSFENQIPTKDTMETYDSLEPNVTSSIDLHGTQLESNNSNLQSTNARIDNLDASVDVRITRAIEGTVKLLSKEFENLVRREQYFMKEKCLRLTHCPETSENFAKLEAERDSRYCTIRRDIRIHSGGEDSDCADISTMDKSLMESGSSTSASSCTNSPKRMWPPASRCQSHMKWTKTLPTINQATIPTKHLYAVGSNGGRISSKVIDSEEEGSGMRRACSLSDLSVSPSNRLLHGPVQVSGKVNTKNISTSSRGNSGNINIGNQLRHSTTKNHSNHMTRSSSVGVLNQSDSESDAGVSVGGRGWNNQSGNNRMSGLMRPTISSQNKINHQIKSNSSSSNNLPSILRRRGMQGAYSSVNLSQVGNQEDSSSEDTSSNGNGVKPALPPRPRSISIDHSSASLCLPGTAVRRSGSSGLITNGRGSGNIIGQSGARLSVPNRNQLEPSPQELPVKDTDRAIDVASAELGTDKALGKLKTSIENAVL